A genome region from Nitrospira sp. includes the following:
- a CDS encoding Xaa-Pro peptidase family protein: protein MSHSTEQSPHPEQSAVLFIAASETESNLYYATRFIAPDPFIYLEVKGERLMVMSDLEVDRARHQATVDRVLSYSELERRAKSMGAKDPGTIDVVHLVLQDAGLKEILVPPTFPFLHAARLQELGYRLRTKREPFYEQRVTKSAEEVRHIEAAQRATETAVAAAHQSLRRAEIRDHVLWLDGEVLTSERVKKLINVALMECGCIAQHTIVAGGEQACDPHDEGSGPLPAHRSIIFDVFPRSADSRYFADMSRTVVRGTPSPELTRLYHAVKDAQEEAITKIRDGADGAAIHQGICDRFEKAGYKTGLVNGRMQGYFHGTGHGVGLDIHEAPRISRTGSLLQEGHVVTVEPGLYYPGLGAVRIEDMVLVTKDGCRNLTNYPKIFELG, encoded by the coding sequence ATGAGCCATTCGACCGAACAGAGCCCCCATCCCGAGCAGAGCGCCGTACTCTTTATCGCCGCCAGCGAAACAGAGTCCAATCTGTATTACGCCACCCGTTTCATCGCGCCCGATCCGTTCATCTATCTCGAAGTGAAGGGCGAACGCCTCATGGTCATGAGCGACCTGGAAGTGGACCGGGCGCGTCATCAGGCGACAGTCGATCGTGTGTTGTCGTATTCCGAGCTGGAACGGCGCGCCAAATCGATGGGTGCAAAAGACCCGGGTACGATCGATGTCGTCCATCTGGTCTTGCAGGATGCCGGTCTGAAAGAAATTCTGGTCCCTCCGACCTTTCCCTTTCTCCATGCCGCCCGACTGCAGGAACTGGGCTATCGGCTGCGGACCAAGCGTGAACCGTTCTACGAACAGCGGGTCACGAAATCGGCCGAAGAGGTTCGGCACATCGAAGCTGCTCAACGCGCGACGGAAACGGCCGTGGCCGCTGCGCATCAGAGCCTCCGCCGCGCCGAGATTCGCGACCACGTGCTCTGGCTGGATGGGGAAGTCCTCACCTCTGAACGGGTCAAGAAATTGATCAACGTGGCCCTGATGGAATGTGGGTGCATCGCACAACATACCATCGTGGCGGGGGGGGAGCAGGCCTGCGATCCCCATGATGAAGGCAGCGGGCCGCTGCCGGCTCATCGCAGCATTATTTTCGACGTCTTCCCCCGATCAGCCGACTCTCGTTACTTCGCCGACATGTCCCGCACCGTCGTCCGCGGAACACCCTCGCCGGAATTAACGCGCCTGTATCACGCGGTGAAAGATGCGCAGGAAGAAGCGATCACCAAAATTCGCGACGGGGCCGACGGGGCCGCCATCCACCAGGGCATCTGCGATCGTTTCGAGAAGGCGGGGTACAAGACGGGCCTGGTCAACGGCCGCATGCAAGGCTATTTTCACGGCACCGGCCATGGCGTCGGATTGGATATTCACGAGGCGCCTCGTATCAGCCGAACCGGTTCGCTGCTGCAGGAAGGACATGTCGTGACGGTCGAGCCCGGCCTCTATTACCCGGGCCTCGGGGCGGTGCGTATCGAAGACATGGTCCTTGTGACAAAAGACGGTTGCCGGAATTTGACGAACTATCCGAAAATATTTGAACTCGGCTAG